Proteins from a single region of Deltaproteobacteria bacterium:
- a CDS encoding hydrogenase iron-sulfur subunit: MGYDPKLVCFSCKFGWGYLMDLNALREEAAFLTPVECSGRLDALHLLKAFKEGADGILILACEEGHCHFQEGNFRTLKMLYLLRDVLQAHGIEKERVRIEFSLDPEGRKIRERIARMKESLSALGPVNRTLL; encoded by the coding sequence ATGGGCTACGACCCGAAACTCGTATGTTTTTCGTGCAAGTTCGGCTGGGGGTATCTCATGGATCTGAATGCCCTGAGAGAGGAGGCGGCCTTCCTCACTCCTGTGGAGTGCAGCGGGAGGCTGGATGCACTTCACCTGCTCAAGGCGTTCAAGGAGGGGGCGGACGGAATCCTGATCCTTGCCTGCGAGGAAGGGCATTGCCACTTCCAGGAAGGAAACTTCCGAACCCTCAAGATGCTGTATCTCTTGAGAGATGTTCTCCAGGCACACGGCATCGAAAAAGAAAGGGTGAGAATTGAGTTTTCCCTGGATCCGGAAGGCCGAAAGATCCGGGAGCGCATCGCCCGAATGAAGGAATCTCTCTCAGCGCTGGGTCCCGTGAACAGGACCTTGCTGTAG
- a CDS encoding cyclic nucleotide-binding protein produces MFRLLWKWLNVYEDEAALFLWAAFLLFIIHVGNILFTNTAETAFLKRYGVQYLPVMYMINAAVTFFVMGMLTGAMARMPDSRLLSYMLVGSGGLVGALRFTIPLGHDIIYPVLFLLKSQLEVLLAVVFWNMANDLLTTRQSKRLFPLLTAGGVIGAILGSFATSPLARLVRMDNLLLAYLAISLIGAAVARLMGHLYPTLLVQDPAAVKNGKAASRSNMIQEFKKILPLVKESTLVRVLIALSLMANIVITIINYQFNFAVNASFATEVGMIHFFAVFRGFLNIISLVLLLFVGRLYGRWGLPVALMIHPFNYVIAFLALLFRFDIYSAMYARISTNVLRTTINAPAMAVLMGLFHSSQRAVVRPFLRGTVVRIGTLVGSGLILLLGGVFHPRYLSIIALFCMGIWLAYDVILKQQYPNILLNLISRKLLDLKSLEQKEIVQVFKDKRMQARLRDLFLSSRGKDALWYGALLRNQDIPDVDNVLLTVLKREDDQIRIGLLDLLSDRAGSAAIPIFRELADPGRPYLMVAMAKAARRFPPQVSRDFYNELFNTVQEPEARGYALAGLYDEAPNRYQEIIRSFLYSNMPEERWAGVIAAGESGNEAFADTLRERLGAEADQRTLCALFRALRQLKNARLNSIVSPYLSHSSETIRMGALEAFEIQGDEDLRRVIGLMGDPVPEIGARAMEMIQASAYQNPAVLVKSLNIPSRKVREGLFRVLETLDIKALDVYRFARTQLKKAYSCLLEKEALKALLESPERDLLMDHLIQEGKTRIENVLRVLSIQDTSGRIRVIWRGLSSSDARQRSNGIEALTHVADRALTTILIPVVEDLRLAEKLKAGRKTFAFPEFREKPSLMAHLMAKGDWVTSQLALSLAAKRV; encoded by the coding sequence ATGTTCAGACTCCTTTGGAAATGGCTGAATGTCTACGAAGATGAGGCGGCGCTTTTTCTTTGGGCGGCCTTCCTCCTCTTCATCATCCACGTGGGGAATATTCTTTTCACCAACACCGCGGAGACGGCCTTTCTCAAACGCTACGGAGTTCAGTATCTCCCTGTCATGTACATGATCAATGCGGCGGTCACCTTTTTTGTCATGGGGATGCTCACCGGCGCCATGGCCCGTATGCCGGACAGCCGGCTCCTGTCGTATATGCTGGTGGGGAGCGGGGGACTGGTGGGGGCACTCAGGTTTACGATCCCCCTGGGCCACGACATCATCTATCCGGTTCTGTTCCTCTTGAAGTCCCAGCTTGAGGTCCTCCTGGCCGTGGTCTTCTGGAACATGGCCAATGATCTCTTGACCACCCGTCAATCCAAGCGGCTCTTTCCGCTCTTGACCGCAGGAGGGGTGATCGGCGCCATCTTGGGAAGCTTTGCCACGTCGCCCCTGGCCCGACTTGTTCGCATGGACAACCTGCTCCTGGCCTATTTGGCCATCTCCTTGATAGGAGCGGCCGTGGCCCGTCTCATGGGACACCTCTATCCCACGTTGCTGGTGCAGGACCCGGCGGCCGTGAAAAACGGAAAGGCGGCCAGCCGCAGCAACATGATTCAAGAGTTCAAGAAGATCCTCCCCTTGGTGAAAGAATCCACCCTGGTTCGGGTCCTCATCGCCCTGTCCCTCATGGCCAACATCGTGATTACCATCATCAATTACCAGTTCAATTTCGCCGTGAATGCAAGCTTCGCCACCGAAGTCGGAATGATCCACTTCTTTGCGGTATTCAGGGGGTTCCTCAACATCATCAGCCTGGTGCTCCTTCTTTTTGTTGGGAGGCTCTATGGCAGATGGGGCCTTCCCGTTGCCCTCATGATCCACCCCTTCAACTACGTCATCGCCTTTCTGGCCCTCCTCTTCCGATTTGACATCTATTCGGCCATGTATGCCCGGATATCCACCAATGTCCTTCGGACTACCATCAACGCCCCGGCCATGGCCGTGTTGATGGGGCTGTTTCACTCCTCCCAACGGGCCGTGGTCAGGCCCTTCCTTCGCGGAACCGTGGTCCGGATCGGTACCCTGGTGGGATCCGGGCTGATTTTGCTCCTGGGGGGCGTGTTTCATCCCAGGTATCTTTCCATCATTGCGCTTTTCTGTATGGGGATATGGCTGGCCTATGACGTCATCCTTAAACAGCAGTATCCCAACATCCTTCTGAACCTCATCTCCCGGAAACTACTCGACCTGAAGTCCCTGGAGCAAAAGGAAATCGTTCAGGTCTTCAAAGACAAAAGAATGCAGGCACGGTTGCGCGACCTGTTTCTATCCTCCCGGGGAAAAGACGCCCTGTGGTACGGCGCGCTCCTGAGAAACCAGGATATACCTGATGTTGACAATGTCCTCCTGACCGTGCTGAAGCGGGAGGACGACCAGATCCGGATTGGTCTCTTGGACCTCCTGTCGGATCGGGCAGGGAGCGCGGCCATCCCCATCTTCAGGGAACTGGCAGATCCCGGCAGGCCCTATCTGATGGTGGCCATGGCAAAGGCGGCCCGCCGGTTCCCCCCTCAAGTCAGCCGGGACTTCTACAACGAGCTCTTCAACACCGTTCAAGAGCCGGAAGCAAGGGGCTATGCCCTGGCCGGCCTCTATGACGAGGCCCCCAACCGGTACCAAGAGATCATTCGATCGTTTCTTTATTCGAACATGCCCGAGGAAAGGTGGGCCGGCGTGATCGCGGCCGGTGAGTCCGGGAATGAAGCGTTTGCAGATACCCTTCGGGAGAGGCTCGGTGCAGAAGCGGATCAGAGGACCCTCTGCGCCCTCTTTCGGGCGCTTCGCCAGTTGAAAAACGCCCGGCTCAACAGCATCGTATCTCCCTATCTCTCCCATTCATCGGAGACGATCCGGATGGGGGCACTCGAGGCCTTCGAGATCCAGGGTGACGAGGACCTTCGCAGGGTTATCGGCCTTATGGGAGACCCTGTCCCGGAAATCGGCGCAAGGGCCATGGAAATGATCCAAGCCAGCGCCTATCAAAACCCCGCGGTCCTGGTGAAATCCCTCAATATCCCCAGCCGTAAGGTGAGAGAGGGGCTTTTCCGCGTCCTTGAAACGCTCGATATCAAGGCCCTTGATGTCTACCGGTTCGCCCGGACACAGCTCAAAAAGGCCTATTCCTGCCTCCTCGAAAAAGAGGCCCTGAAGGCGCTTCTTGAGAGCCCGGAGCGGGACCTGCTCATGGATCACTTGATCCAGGAGGGAAAGACCAGAATCGAAAACGTCCTTCGCGTCCTTTCCATTCAGGACACCTCGGGCCGAATCCGGGTCATATGGAGAGGCCTTTCTTCCTCTGACGCGCGGCAGCGATCCAATGGCATCGAGGCCTTGACCCATGTGGCGGACAGGGCCCTCACGACGATCCTGATACCGGTCGTGGAGGACCTGCGGCTGGCAGAAAAACTGAAAGCCGGTAGAAAGACCTTCGCGTTCCCGGAATTCAGAGAAAAGCCATCCTTGATGGCCCATCTCATGGCAAAAGGCGACTGGGTGACCAGTCAGTTGGCCCTGTCTTTGGCGGCAAAAAGGGTGTGA
- a CDS encoding FAD-dependent oxidoreductase, with product MWNTVSKGASAVEPAVKQYLPPCQEQCPINEDIQRTNVLISLLPKDPAKAAPGILQIGDYLYEKNPFFAVCGYVCGLCELECNYHAKGGAIKRRLLKRFISDTYIPYLETRDEWSLIKHKENVAIVGGGPAGLMAGYELSRRGYRVTIFEASDRLGGALWLIPRYRLPERVLMSTLEGLVRMVGMDVKYNTRIGQGKWTLDRLQNEGFKAVFIAQGTPTPRTLTFGGEQVEGQDLSGVMYGHTFLYEVSHGNIRPDYFKGKKILVIGGGNVAFDVARTARRLGGETTVVALECEDKTSHNGIPADVEEIRGAWEEGIRIVYSRGVQRIIGEGERMKRIECPKCLRVYDEKGFDPKFDPEDTMVLDGDVLIVTVGQGPDWTALQREGLVDEHGRLAVDPLTLQSRNKDWVFVGGDLLKIGFMVEAMQDGLTAAESIERHLQDRDMTEGRKRLFEVQDIPLRRHYLSEPEVVWIPPEKRMHFQLFERGFTLKEAIEEAHRCLACGPCIACKACVSIGLREFLNPVEVLTDRCCGCGICVSACFYSAIQLKDVEMGRISITDPFKCKSCGMCVSACPSDARELKDDPLEGMLQTTYGRLS from the coding sequence ATGTGGAACACCGTGAGCAAAGGCGCGTCAGCGGTGGAACCGGCAGTCAAGCAGTACCTCCCCCCCTGCCAGGAGCAATGTCCCATCAACGAAGACATCCAGCGGACCAACGTCCTGATTTCCCTCCTCCCCAAGGACCCTGCGAAGGCTGCTCCGGGCATTCTCCAGATCGGAGACTATCTCTACGAAAAGAACCCCTTCTTTGCGGTTTGCGGCTATGTCTGCGGCCTCTGTGAACTGGAATGCAACTACCACGCCAAGGGCGGCGCCATCAAGAGAAGGCTTCTCAAACGCTTCATCTCCGACACGTATATACCTTATCTCGAGACGCGGGACGAATGGAGCCTGATCAAGCACAAGGAGAATGTGGCTATCGTGGGCGGAGGCCCGGCAGGGCTCATGGCCGGCTATGAGCTCAGCAGGCGCGGATACCGCGTGACCATCTTCGAGGCATCGGATCGCCTTGGGGGGGCCCTCTGGCTCATCCCCCGCTACAGGCTGCCGGAACGGGTGCTGATGTCCACGCTGGAGGGCCTGGTACGGATGGTCGGCATGGACGTCAAATACAACACGCGGATCGGTCAGGGGAAGTGGACCCTGGACAGGCTGCAAAACGAGGGATTCAAGGCCGTCTTCATTGCGCAGGGGACTCCCACCCCCCGGACCCTGACCTTTGGGGGGGAACAGGTGGAAGGCCAAGACCTTTCGGGCGTCATGTACGGCCATACCTTTCTGTATGAGGTCAGTCACGGCAACATCCGCCCCGATTATTTCAAGGGCAAAAAGATCCTGGTGATCGGTGGCGGAAACGTGGCCTTTGACGTGGCAAGAACGGCCCGAAGACTGGGTGGGGAGACCACGGTTGTGGCCCTCGAATGCGAGGACAAGACCTCCCACAACGGCATCCCTGCGGACGTGGAGGAGATCCGAGGGGCCTGGGAGGAGGGGATCCGGATTGTCTATTCGAGAGGCGTTCAGCGAATCATCGGCGAGGGAGAGCGCATGAAGCGGATCGAATGCCCTAAGTGTCTTCGGGTCTACGACGAAAAGGGCTTCGACCCAAAGTTCGATCCGGAGGACACGATGGTCTTGGATGGGGATGTCCTCATCGTCACGGTGGGTCAGGGCCCGGATTGGACGGCCCTTCAGCGCGAAGGCCTCGTGGACGAACACGGAAGGCTGGCCGTGGACCCCTTGACCCTACAGAGCCGGAACAAGGACTGGGTCTTTGTGGGAGGCGACCTCCTCAAGATCGGATTCATGGTGGAGGCCATGCAGGATGGACTGACGGCCGCTGAATCCATCGAACGTCATCTTCAGGATCGTGATATGACCGAGGGAAGAAAGCGCCTTTTCGAGGTCCAGGACATCCCCCTGAGGCGGCATTACTTGTCCGAGCCCGAGGTCGTCTGGATTCCCCCTGAAAAACGGATGCACTTCCAGCTATTCGAGCGGGGGTTCACCCTGAAGGAGGCCATCGAGGAGGCCCATCGCTGTCTTGCCTGCGGTCCCTGCATTGCCTGCAAGGCCTGCGTGTCCATCGGGCTCAGGGAGTTCCTTAACCCGGTGGAGGTCCTGACGGATCGTTGCTGCGGGTGCGGCATCTGCGTGTCGGCCTGTTTCTACAGCGCCATCCAGCTCAAGGACGTGGAGATGGGACGCATCTCCATTACAGACCCTTTCAAGTGCAAGTCCTGCGGGATGTGTGTGTCGGCCTGTCCTTCGGATGCCAGGGAACTTAAAGACGATCCCCTGGAGGGGATGCTGCAAACAACCTACGGCCGGCTATCGTGA
- a CDS encoding universal stress protein, whose translation MTKKQLGKILVGLDGSDRAMAVVKYLGNIPSFKRCELVLLNVFDEVPQAYRELGWEQQYRSRLGEIVAWEIQQKRELEKQMNTAKQLLVDKGFSEKAVTLKIKKREKGIARDILNVSTRGYDAVAVGRRGMGQLKETVLGSVSMKLMEKLHSTPLMLVGKEAAPGKTIVGFDGSENAMRVVRFVAIALRESQFHVKLLHVVRSNEEALEKVVQKEMEQQFEAAKAVFAEYGFPIENVETEILFGEESRSGALVREARSGNYGTIAMGRRGLSKVEEFFIGRVTNKVAYQAKGLTLWIVN comes from the coding sequence ATGACGAAGAAGCAACTTGGCAAAATCCTGGTCGGGCTGGATGGGTCGGATCGCGCGATGGCAGTTGTCAAATATCTCGGCAACATCCCGTCATTCAAAAGATGTGAACTCGTGCTTCTGAACGTCTTCGATGAAGTGCCTCAGGCATATCGGGAATTGGGTTGGGAGCAGCAATATCGGTCCAGACTCGGCGAAATCGTTGCATGGGAAATACAACAAAAGCGCGAACTTGAAAAGCAAATGAATACTGCCAAACAACTCCTGGTTGACAAGGGGTTTTCAGAAAAGGCGGTGACGTTAAAAATCAAAAAAAGAGAAAAGGGAATCGCCCGGGACATTCTTAATGTATCTACGAGGGGGTATGACGCTGTTGCCGTGGGTCGCAGGGGGATGGGCCAGTTGAAGGAAACGGTGCTTGGGAGCGTTTCCATGAAACTCATGGAAAAACTTCATAGCACACCCTTGATGCTGGTAGGGAAGGAGGCCGCCCCCGGGAAGACCATCGTGGGATTTGACGGCTCTGAAAATGCGATGCGGGTTGTTCGTTTTGTCGCCATCGCACTTCGGGAAAGCCAATTTCACGTGAAATTGCTGCACGTGGTCAGAAGTAACGAAGAAGCCCTGGAGAAAGTTGTACAAAAGGAGATGGAACAGCAATTCGAGGCGGCAAAAGCGGTCTTCGCTGAATATGGATTTCCAATAGAAAACGTAGAGACGGAAATTTTATTCGGAGAGGAAAGCCGGTCCGGCGCTCTCGTTCGAGAAGCGAGATCCGGAAACTACGGCACCATCGCAATGGGGCGTAGAGGCTTATCGAAGGTGGAAGAATTTTTCATTGGACGCGTGACGAACAAGGTGGCGTACCAGGCCAAAGGTTTGACTTTATGGATCGTCAACTGA
- a CDS encoding oxidoreductase produces the protein MGEKPKVAICWLGACGGCDEAIVDLNEGLLDVAEAVSIELWPVAMDFKYDHLAAFGKDDIAVGLVSGHVRNSEHEEVAHLLRDRCRIVIALGTCACFGGTPGLANLFPREEILDAVYLKSPGVVNPDGRIPQVETLWEGEILHLPAFFDHVYALNQVVDVDFYIPGCPPPSELIRNGVRAVLTDDLPPKGSTLAPRKALCETCPRNKTKPMRLEIHGPIRRIHEVEADPEICFLAEGILCMGPATRTGCGETCIRTNTPCRGCFGPVPGVADPGSRFISSLAALLKVGTAGDPDTVMASIGDPVGYLYRFTHPISTLGVRRLSKPTKEIP, from the coding sequence ATGGGAGAAAAACCAAAGGTTGCCATCTGCTGGCTCGGGGCCTGCGGAGGCTGCGATGAGGCCATTGTCGATCTGAACGAGGGCCTGCTGGATGTGGCCGAGGCCGTTTCCATTGAACTCTGGCCCGTGGCCATGGACTTCAAGTATGATCATCTGGCGGCCTTCGGGAAAGACGACATCGCGGTGGGACTTGTGAGCGGCCATGTGAGGAACTCCGAACATGAGGAGGTGGCGCATCTCTTGAGGGACCGATGCAGAATCGTCATTGCGCTTGGAACCTGCGCCTGCTTCGGGGGAACCCCAGGCCTTGCCAATCTCTTTCCCAGAGAGGAGATCCTCGATGCGGTCTATTTGAAGTCCCCCGGTGTGGTCAATCCGGATGGGCGGATCCCGCAGGTTGAGACCCTGTGGGAAGGAGAGATCCTCCACCTCCCCGCGTTCTTCGATCATGTCTACGCCCTGAATCAGGTTGTTGATGTGGATTTTTACATTCCGGGATGCCCGCCCCCTTCGGAGCTCATCCGGAACGGGGTCCGGGCCGTCCTGACAGATGATCTGCCGCCAAAGGGGTCCACCCTCGCCCCGCGTAAAGCCCTCTGTGAAACCTGCCCCAGGAACAAGACCAAGCCGATGCGATTGGAAATCCACGGGCCCATCCGGCGCATCCATGAGGTGGAGGCAGACCCGGAGATCTGCTTCCTGGCAGAGGGGATCCTGTGCATGGGCCCTGCCACCCGGACCGGGTGCGGCGAGACCTGCATCCGCACCAATACCCCCTGTCGGGGCTGCTTCGGACCTGTTCCCGGCGTCGCCGATCCAGGCTCCCGGTTTATCTCATCCCTCGCCGCGCTCCTCAAGGTCGGGACCGCAGGGGATCCCGATACTGTCATGGCCTCCATCGGCGACCCGGTGGGGTATCTCTACCGGTTTACCCACCCCATATCCACCCTGGGGGTGAGACGCTTGAGCAAACCAACAAAGGAGATCCCATGA
- a CDS encoding phosphate-starvation-inducible PsiE family protein, translated as MKDEEYSSLSEYDKDPYIRLLNNVIRWGVKVLALLMLLIILWAIFDVVWVFVKRLRDPPFLVLKVPDILHLFGAILVVLIAIEIFLNITLYLREDVIHVRLVVATALMAIARKVIVFDYKELSPNYIYASGAVILSLGVTYWLLRKRDTQENLKEGASK; from the coding sequence ATGAAAGATGAAGAATACTCCAGCTTGTCTGAATACGACAAGGATCCCTATATTCGATTGCTCAACAATGTGATCCGTTGGGGTGTAAAAGTTTTGGCCTTACTGATGTTGCTTATCATCTTGTGGGCCATATTTGACGTGGTATGGGTTTTTGTCAAGAGGCTGAGAGATCCTCCGTTTCTTGTATTGAAAGTGCCTGATATCTTACATTTATTTGGCGCCATTTTGGTTGTATTGATCGCAATAGAGATATTCTTGAACATCACCCTCTATCTCAGGGAAGACGTGATTCATGTAAGGCTGGTCGTAGCGACGGCACTTATGGCGATTGCCCGTAAGGTGATTGTCTTTGACTATAAGGAACTGAGTCCGAATTACATCTACGCATCAGGGGCTGTAATTCTCTCATTGGGCGTCACGTACTGGCTGCTGAGGAAAAGGGACACACAAGAAAACCTAAAAGAGGGGGCCTCAAAATGA
- a CDS encoding cyclic nucleotide-binding domain-containing protein: MLHLKKVGIFQGLSVGELAAIGIMCKVVSYGAEEVVIREGEPGDTLYLIFEGDVSVIKGEGLEKCSEIAVMTAGDYFGEMALIDDAPRSATVKTKTKARFMILTKRDFGRIAREHPPHRPQHLQGAEPKDTRPARKAWATGKSVRRRSGDQVPAR, translated from the coding sequence ATGCTCCATCTCAAAAAAGTCGGCATCTTCCAGGGACTCTCTGTGGGTGAACTTGCCGCTATCGGGATCATGTGCAAGGTGGTATCATACGGAGCAGAGGAGGTCGTGATCCGTGAGGGCGAACCAGGGGATACCCTGTATCTCATTTTTGAGGGAGACGTCTCTGTGATCAAGGGGGAAGGTCTGGAAAAGTGCAGCGAGATTGCTGTCATGACCGCCGGGGACTACTTTGGGGAGATGGCGTTAATCGATGACGCGCCCCGGTCGGCAACTGTAAAAACCAAAACCAAGGCCCGTTTCATGATCCTGACCAAGCGCGACTTTGGCCGCATCGCACGCGAACACCCCCCCCATCGGCCTCAACATCTGCAAGGCGCTGAGCCGAAGGATACGAGACCTGCACGGAAAGCTTGGGCAACCGGAAAAAGTGTCCGGCGAAGGTCAGGAGACCAAGTGCCCGCTCGATAA